A single window of Toxotes jaculatrix isolate fToxJac2 chromosome 4, fToxJac2.pri, whole genome shotgun sequence DNA harbors:
- the LOC121181039 gene encoding echinoderm microtubule-associated protein-like 6 isoform X1 has product MSDKTAPRCQLRLEWIHGYRGHQCRNNLYYTAGKEVVYFVAGVGVVYNTREHTQKFYLGHNDDIISLAIHPDKIQVATGQVGKDPYICIWDTYAMQTVSILRDVHTHGVACLAFDSDGQRLASVGLDAKNTVCVWDWRRGRVLATATGHSDRVFDVAWDPFQSSRLVSCGVKHIKFWTLCGNALTPKRGIFGKTGDLQTILCVSAAKDELTYSGALNGDVYVWRGITLIRTVQAAHGAGIFSMHACEEGFATGGRDGCIRLWDIDFKPITKIDLREAEQGYKGLSIRSVCWKADRILAGTQDSEIFEVMVRDRDKPVLLMQGHSEGELWALDLHPKQPVAVTGSDDHSVRLWSLPDHTLLARCNMEESVRSVSFNNDGSQLALGMKDGSFTVLRVRDMTEVVHIKDRKEVIHELKFSPDGSFLAVGSNDGLVDVYAVAQRYKKVGECSRSTSFITHLDWSVDSRFLQTNDGAGERLFYRMPAGKLVPKEEAKGIHWMTWTGVVGAEVNGIWPKYSNVTNMNSVDANYSSAVLVTGDDLGLVKLFRFPCLKKGAKFKKYIGHSAHVTNVRWSHDLQWVVSTGGADHAVFQWRFLPEGVMNGVLEPLLQEGYADSNSGESDSDVSDVPELDSDIEQETQTNYERQVYKEDLPQLRKKLIGSLKRQKAPEEGLRLQFVHGYRGFDCRNNLFYSQAGEVVYHVAAVAIVYNRLQHSQRFYLGHDDDILSLTVHPLKDYVASAQVGRDPPIHVWDIQTLKCLSLLKGHHSRGVCALEFTADGKSLVSVGIDDFHSIVIWDWKKGERLAKARGHKDKIFVVRSNPFRMDKLVTVGMKHIKFWQHSGGGLTFKRGIFGNLGKQETMMSACYGRSEDLVFSGATNGDVYIWRDTTLIKTIKAHDGPVFAMCSLDKGFVTGGKDGIVELWDDMFERCLKTYAIKRAALSPSSKGLLLEDNPSIRAITLGHGHILLGTKNGEILEIDKSGPMTLLVQGHMEGEVWGLAAHPLLPVCATVSDDKTLRIWELSANHRMVAVRKLKKGGRCCAFSPDGKALAVGLNDGSFLVVNADTLEDMVTFHHRRELISDIRFSQDAGKYLAVASHDSFVDIYNVLTSKRVGICKGAGSYITHIDWDSRGKLLQVNTGAKEQLFFEAPRGRKQNISVAEFEKLDWASWTSVLGPTCEGIWPTLSFVNAASLTKDRKLLATGDDFGFLKLFSFPSRGQFAKFKKYVGHSTNVTNVRWSNDDSVLLSVGGADTALMIWTREPPGHKENKAVDSEESDDDTEEDGGYDSDVAREKVVDYVTKIYSASIRNMSGTKPHLQHKELPVEERPPVSRAAPLPDKLLKNNVTKKKKAVEELVLEHVFGYRGFDCRNNLHYLNDGADIIFHTAAAVVIQNLSAGTQSFYLEHTDDILCLTVNQHPKYQNIIATGQIGLAPSIHVWDAMTKQTLSILRCSHVKGVGYVNFSATGKLLLSVGVDPEHTITVWRWQEGTKVTSKGGHAERIFVVEFRPDSDTQFVSVGIKHIKFWTLVGGSLIYKKGVIGSVEDGRMQTMLSVAFGANNLTFTGAINGDVYVWREHFLVRVVAKAHSGPVLTMYTTLRDGLIVTGGKERPTKEGGAVKLWDQEMKRCRAFQLETGQPVENVRSVCRGKGKILVGTKDGEIIEVGEKNAASNTMINGHTQGGIWGLTTHPFKDVFISASDDGTIRIWDLADKKLLNKVNLGHPAKCTSYSPNGEMVSIGMENGEFIVLLVNSLTVWGKKRDRSVAIQDIRFSPDNRFLAVGSVESAVDFYDLSLGPSLNRIGYCKDIPGFVIQIDFSADSKHIQVSTSTYTRQVHEVPSGKIITEQPVIERITWATWTSILGDEVLGVWPRNAEKADVNCACVSHAGVNLVTGDDFGLIKLFDFPCSEKFAKHKRYFGHSAHVTNIRFSCDDKYVISAGGSDCSLFVWKCQ; this is encoded by the exons ATGTCTGATAAGACGGCTCCTCGCTGCCAGCTGAGGCTGGAGTGGATCCACGGATACAGAGGTCATCAGTGCCGAAACAACCTGTACTACACTGCAGGGAAGGAGGTGGTGTACTTCGTGGCCGGGGTGGGCGTGGTCTACAACACCCGAGAACACACCCAGAAGTTCTACCTGGGACACAacgatgacatcatcag TCTGGCGATCCATCCAGATAAGATCCAGGTGGCAACGGGTCAGGTGGGTAAAGACCCGTACATCTGTATCTGGGACACCTACGCCATGCAGACTGTGTCCATCCTGAGAGACGTCCACACACATGGAGTGGCCTGTCTGGCCTTCGACTCTGACGGACAG CGGCTGGCGTCGGTCGGTCTGGATGCCAAGAACACGGTGTGTGTTTGGGACTGGAGGAGAGGACGAGTCCTCGCCACAGCGACGGGACACTCAGACAGA GTCTTTGACGTGGCCTGGGATCCGTTCCAGTCGAGTCGGCTGGTCAGCTGTGGAGTCAAACACATCAAG TTCTGGACTCTTTGTGGGAACGCTCTGACTCCGAAGCGAGGGATTTTCGGGAAGACGGGCGACCTGCAGACCatcctgtgtgtttctgcagccaAAGACGAGCTGACGTACTCTGGAGCTCTGAACGGAGACGTTTACGTGTGGAGAGGAATCACTCTGATCAGGACCGTACAGGCCGCACACGGG GCGGGGATCTTCAGCATGCATGCTTGTGAGGAAGGATTTGCCACTGGAGGACGAGACGGCTGCATAAGACTGTGGGACATCGATTTCAAACCCATCACCAAGATTGACCTGAGAGAGGCCGAGCAGGGATACAAAG gtcTGTCCATCCGCAGTGTATGCTGGAAGGCTGACCGGATCCTGGCAGGGACTCAGGACAGCGAGATCTTTGAGGTCATGGTCCGAGACCGGGACAAACCGGTTCTGCTGATGCAGGGTCACAGCGAGGGCGAGCTGTGGGCGCTCGACCTGCATCCCAAACAACCAGTTGCTGTCACCGGGAGCGATGACCACTCTGTCCG GCTGTGGAGTCTTCCTGACCACACCCTGCTGGCTCGCTGCAACATGGAGGAATCTGTTCGAAGTGTTTCCTTCAACAACGATGGCTCTCAGCTCGCTCTGGGCATGAAGGACGGGTCCTTCACTGTTCTGCGTGTCAG GGACATGACGGAGGTTGTACACATCAAGGACAGAAAAGAGGTGATCCACGAACTGAAGTTTTCTCCAGACGGCTCCTTCCTGGCAGTGGGATCAAACGACGGGCTGGTGGATGTCTATGCTGTTGCCCAGCGCTACAAGAAGGTTGGTGAGTGTAGCCGCTCCACCTCCTTCATCACCCACCTAGACTGGTCAGTTGACAGCCGATTCCTGCAGACCAACGACGGCGCTGGAGAGCGGCTCTTCTACAGGATGCCAG CGGGGAAGCTGGTTCCTAAAGAGGAGGCAAAGGGGATTCACTGGATGACTTGGACGGGTGTGGTCGGGGCTGAGGTGAATGGCATCTGGCCCAAGTACTCCAATGTGACCAATATGAACTCAGTGGATGCCAACTACAGCAGTGCTGTGCTGGTGACTGGAGACGACCTCGGCCTTGTCAAACTCTTTAGGTTCCCCTGTCTGAAGAAAG GAGCCAAATTCAAGAAGTACATTGGTCACTCTGCCCATGTGACCAACGTTCGCTGGTCCCATGACCTGCAGTGGGTTGTCAGCACCGGTGGCGCCGACCACGCCGTCTTTCAGTGGAGGTTCCTGCCTGAAGGTGTCATGAACGGTGTCTTGGAGCCCCTCCTTCAAG AGGGTTACGCCGACTCCAACAGCGGAGAGTCGGACTCTGACGTGTCGGATGTCCCGGAGCTGGACTCTGACATCGAACAGGAAACTCAGACAAACTACGAACGTCAG gtgtatAAGGAGGACCTTCCTCAGCTGAGGAAGAAGCTGATTGGTTCTCTGAAGCGGCAGAAAGCTCCGGAGGAGGGGCTTCGTCTGCAGTTTGTTCACgg GTATCGGGGCTTTGACTGTCGTAACAACCTGTTCTACAGTCAGGCGGGGGAGGTGGTGTACCACGTGGCCGCCGTCGCCATCGTCTATAACCGGCTGCAGCACAGTCAGAGGTTTTACCTTGGCCACGATGATGACATCCTCAGCCTCACAGTCCACCCGCTCAAAGACTACGTGGCCTCCGCACAG gtGGGCAGAGATCCGCCCATCCACGTCTGGGACATCCAGACCTTGAAATGTCTGTCACTACTGAAAGGACACCAcagcagaggagtgtgtgcCCTGGAGTTCACAG ctgaCGGGAAGAGTTTGGTTTCAGTGGGAATCGATGATTTTCACTCCATCGTTATCTGGGActggaagaaaggagagagactgGCCAAGGCCAG GGGTCATAAAGATAAGATCTTCGTGGTGAGGAGTAATCCCTTCAGGATGGACAAGCTGGTGACTGTGGGGATGAAACACATCAAATTCTGGCAGCATTCAG GGGGCGGTCTGACATTTAAACGGGGTATATTTGGGAACCTGGGGAAACAGGAGACGATGATGTCGGCGTGTTACGGTCGATCTGAGGACCTGGTTTTCTCCGGAGCCACAAACGGAGACGTTTACATCTGGAGAGACACAACGCTCATCAAGACCATTAAAGCCCACGACGGACCCGTGTTCGCCATGTGCTCCCTGGACAAG GGTTTTGTGACGGGCGGGAAGGACGGCATCGTGGAGCTCTGGGACGACATGTTTGAGAGATGTTTGAAGACATACGCCATCAAGAGAGCTGCTCTGTCTCCATCATCTAAAG gtctgctgctggaggacaaCCCGTCCATCAGGGCGATCACTCTGGGTCATGGTCACATCCTGCTGGGAACAAAGAACGGAGAAATCCTGGAGATCGACAAGAGCGGACCCATGACCCTGCTGGTGCAG gGTCACATGGAAGGGGAGGTTTGGGGTTTGGCGGCTcatcctctgcttcctgtctgcgCCACCGTCAGTGACGACAAAACTCTGAGGATCTGGGAGCTGTCGGCCAATCACCGCATGGTCGCCGTCCGCAAACTCAAAAAAG GTGGGCGGTGCTGTGCTTTCTCTCCTGATGGTAAAGCTTTGGCGGTCGGCCTGAACGACGGCAGCTTCCTGGTGGTGAATGCCGACACTCTGGAGGACATGGTGACTTTCCACCACCGCAGAGAGCTCATCTCTGACATCCGCTTCTCCCAAG ATGCTGGGAAGTACCTGGCCGTGGCGTCCCATGATTCCTTTGTGGACATTTATAACGTCCTAACCAGTAAGAGAGTCGGCATCTGTAAAGGAGCCGGCAGCTACATCACTCACATCGACTGGGACTCTAGAG GTAAACTGCTGCAGGTGAACACTGGAGCTAAAGAGCAGCTGTTCTTTGAGGCTCCACGAGGACGCAAACAGAACATCAGCGTGGCCGAG tttgagaagctggactGGGCGAGCTGGACGTCAGTTCTGGGTCCCACCTGTGAGGGAATATGGCCGACGCTTAGCTTCGTTAACGCCGCCTCGCTCACTAAAGATCGCAAACTGCTTGCGACCGGAGACGACTTTGGCTTCCTCAAACTGTTCAGCTTCCCGTCCAGG GGCCAGTTTGCAAAGTTTAAGAAGTACGTGGGTCACAGCACCAATGTGACGAACGTCCGCTGGTCCAATGATGACTCCGTGCTGCTGTCAGTGGGCGGGGCTGACACAGCGCTGATGATCTGGACCAGAGAGCCGCCGGggcacaaagaaaataaagcagtgGACAGCGAGGAGTCGGATGATGACACCGAGGAGGACGGAG GTTATGACAGCGACGTGGCCCGGGAGAAGGTGGTGGACTACGTCACCAAGATCTATTCTGCCAGCATCAGGAACATGTCAGGAACCAAACCTCACCTGCAGCACAAAGAGCTTCCTGTGGAGGAGAG GCCTCCTGTGAGTCGAGCTGCTCCGCTGCCGGACAAACTGCTGAAGAACAACGTgaccaagaagaagaaagcgGTGGAG gagcTGGTGTTGGAGCACGTGTTCGGCTACAGAGGCTTTGACTGTCGCAACAATCTGCATTACCTCAATGACGGCGCTGACATCATCTTCCACACCGCCGCCGCCGTGGTGATCCAGAACCTGTCCGCCG GAACTCAGAGCTTCTACCTGGAACACACTGACGACatcctctgtctgactgtcaaTCAACATCCAAAGTACCAAAACATCATCGCTACCGGACAGATCG GCCTCGCCCCATCCATCCATGTGTGGGACGCCATGACAAAGCAGACGCTGTCCATCCTCCGCTGTTCCCATGTGAAAGGTGTCGGCTATGTCAACTTCAGCGCTACAggaaagctgctgctgtctgtagGAGTGGATCCTGAACACACCATCACAGTGTGGAGGTGGCAGGAAG GCACTAAGGTGACCAGTAAAGGTGGCCATGCTGAGCGGATCTTTGTGGTGGAGTTCAGACCAGACTCCGACACccagtttgtgtctgtgggaATCAAACACATCAAGTTCTGGACTCTGGTTGGAGGTTCGCTCATATACAAGAAAGGGGTGATCGGCTCAGTGGAGGACGGCCGCATGCAGACCATGCTGTCTGTGGCCTTTGGTGCT AACAACCTGACGTTCACTGGTGCTATAAACGGAGACGTATATGTGTGGAGGGAGCACTTCCTGGTGCGGGTGGTGGCGAAGGCGCATAGTGGTCCGGTCCTCACCATGTATACTACCCTGAGGGATGGACTTATCGTCACAGGGGGGAAGGAACGACC AACTAAAGAGGGTGGCGCTGTGAAGCTTTGGGACCAGGAGATGAAGCGCTGCCGTGCATTTCAGCTGGAGACTGGCCAGCCAGTGGAGAACGTACGATCTGTCTGCAGAGGGAAG GGTAAAATCCTGGTGGGAACCAAAGATGGAGAGATCATAGaagttggagaaaaaaatgctgcCTCCAACACCATGATCAACGGACACACTCAGGGAGGGATCTGGGGTTTGACAACACACCCTTTCAAAGACGTCTTCATCTCTGCCAGTGATGACGGAACTATCCGAATATGGGACCTGGCTGATAAG AAACTCCTTAACAAGGTGAACTTGGGTCATCCTGCTAAGTGCACCTCCTACAGCCCCAACGGAGAGATGGTTTCCATCGGCATGGAGAATGGAGAGTTCATCGTCCTGCTGGTCAACTCCCTCACTGTCTGGGGCAAGAAGAGGGACCGCAGCGTCGCCATCCAGGACATAAG GTTCAGTCCAGACAACCGATTCTTGGCAGTGGGTTCAGTTGAAAGTGCTGTGGATTTTTACGACCTTTCTCTTGGACCGTCCCTCAACCGGATTGGTTACTGCAAGGACATCCCTGGCTTCGTCATCCAGATCGACTTCTCCGCTGACAGCAAACACATCCAG GTGTCCACCAGCACCTACACCCGGCAGGTGCATGAAGTTCCCTCTGGGAAGATCATAACGGAGCAGCCTGTTATAGAGAGGATCACCTGGGCTACCTGGACCAG CATCCTGGGTGACGAGGTTCTCGGTGTTTGGCCTCGGAACGCTGAGAAGGCGGACGTTAACTGCGCTTGTGTTTCCCACGCTGGTGTCAACCTGGTGACAGGCGACGACTTCGGCCTCATCAAGCTCTTTGACTTCCCCTGCTCCGAAAAGTTT GCCAAACACAAGCGTTACTTCGGTCACTCTGCTCACGTGACCAACATTCGCTTCTCCTGTGATGATAAATACGTCATCAGTGCAGGTGGCAGCGACTGCAG TTTAtttgtgtggaaatgtcagTGA